In Agrobacterium sp. RAC06, a single window of DNA contains:
- the dnaJ gene encoding molecular chaperone DnaJ, which produces MAKADFYETLGVGRTADEKELKSAFRKLAMKYHPDKNPGDDEAEKKFKELNEAYETLKDPQKRAAYDRFGHAAFEQGGMGGGGFGGGGGGFAGGGFSDIFEDIFGEMMGGGRGGRARSTGGRERGADLRYNMEISLEEAFTGKTAQIRVPTSITCDVCTGSGAKPGTQPKTCTTCQGSGRVRAAQGFFSIERTCPTCHGRGQTISDPCGKCHGQGRITEERSLSVSIPSGIEDGTRIRLQGEGEAGLRGGPSGDLYIFLSVKPHEFFQRDGADLYCSVPISMTTAALGGTFDVVTLDGTKSRVTVPEGTQPGRQFRLKGKGMPVLRSTQVGDLYIQIQIETPQKLTKRQRELLQEFEQLSSKENNPESTGFFARMKDFFDTLSD; this is translated from the coding sequence ATGGCAAAAGCAGATTTCTACGAGACCCTCGGGGTTGGCCGGACGGCGGACGAGAAGGAGCTGAAGAGCGCCTTCCGCAAGCTGGCCATGAAATACCACCCGGACAAGAACCCGGGTGACGATGAGGCGGAAAAGAAGTTCAAGGAACTCAACGAGGCCTATGAAACTCTGAAGGATCCGCAGAAGCGTGCGGCCTATGACCGCTTCGGCCACGCCGCCTTCGAACAGGGCGGCATGGGCGGTGGCGGCTTTGGCGGCGGCGGCGGCGGATTTGCCGGTGGCGGCTTCTCCGACATATTCGAGGACATCTTCGGCGAGATGATGGGTGGCGGCCGCGGCGGGCGTGCCCGATCGACCGGCGGTCGCGAACGTGGTGCAGACCTGCGCTACAACATGGAAATCAGTCTCGAAGAGGCCTTTACCGGCAAGACTGCGCAGATCCGGGTTCCGACCTCTATCACCTGCGATGTCTGCACGGGTTCGGGCGCCAAGCCCGGAACGCAGCCGAAGACCTGCACGACCTGTCAGGGCTCCGGTCGCGTACGCGCGGCCCAGGGCTTCTTCTCGATCGAGCGCACCTGCCCGACCTGTCACGGTCGTGGCCAGACGATCTCAGACCCTTGCGGCAAGTGCCACGGCCAGGGCCGCATCACCGAAGAGCGTTCGCTTTCGGTCAGCATTCCCTCTGGTATCGAGGACGGCACGCGCATCCGCCTGCAGGGCGAAGGCGAAGCCGGACTTCGCGGTGGCCCTTCGGGCGATCTCTACATCTTCCTGTCGGTGAAACCGCACGAGTTCTTCCAGCGTGACGGGGCGGATCTCTATTGCTCCGTGCCGATCTCGATGACGACGGCGGCACTGGGCGGAACCTTCGACGTGGTGACGCTGGATGGGACTAAGTCGCGTGTGACGGTTCCGGAGGGCACCCAGCCCGGCAGGCAGTTCCGCCTCAAGGGCAAGGGCATGCCGGTTCTGCGCTCGACGCAGGTCGGTGACCTCTACATTCAGATCCAGATCGAGACGCCGCAGAAGCTGACCAAGCGTCAGCGCGAGCTGCTGCAGGAGTTCGAACAGCTGTCGTCGAAGGAAAACAACCCGGAATCGACGGGCTTCTTTGCCCGGATGAAGGATTTCTTCGATACGCTCAGCGACTGA
- a CDS encoding TetR/AcrR family transcriptional regulator, whose protein sequence is MTTTAPDITKRTSIGAQRNPASEDAILTAAAEILREGGLSAFSIEAVARRAKAGKPTIYRWWPSKAALLLDVYHRQKGETFYPDTGNARGDLIAFLETLLGFWQRSGGEVFRSIIAEAQSDPAALEALRDYAVTRCRASGVILERGVARGDIRSGLDIPLVMELFSSFCWQRLLTGRLNPSRDQIAHIVDAVLTGFATTGRDAQ, encoded by the coding sequence GTGACGACAACTGCACCTGACATCACAAAGCGTACATCGATCGGTGCGCAGCGGAACCCGGCCAGCGAGGACGCCATCCTGACGGCAGCGGCCGAGATCCTGCGCGAGGGCGGGTTGTCAGCCTTCTCGATCGAAGCGGTGGCACGACGGGCCAAGGCCGGAAAGCCGACGATCTATCGCTGGTGGCCTTCGAAGGCAGCGCTGCTTCTCGATGTGTACCACCGGCAGAAGGGCGAGACCTTCTATCCTGATACCGGAAACGCACGCGGCGACCTGATCGCCTTTCTTGAGACGTTGCTCGGCTTCTGGCAGAGGAGTGGCGGCGAGGTCTTCCGCTCGATCATCGCCGAGGCACAGAGCGATCCGGCGGCTCTGGAGGCGCTGCGCGACTACGCAGTGACGCGCTGCCGGGCAAGCGGCGTGATCCTGGAGCGGGGCGTGGCGCGCGGTGATATCCGCTCCGGCCTCGACATCCCACTCGTCATGGAACTGTTCTCGAGCTTCTGCTGGCAGCGGCTGCTGACCGGTCGGCTCAACCCGTCTCGCGATCAGATAGCACACATCGTCGATGCCGTGCTGACCGGCTTTGCGACGACGGGTCGTGACGCTCAGTAA
- a CDS encoding SlyX family protein, with protein MDTQDERITRLEETVAHQTRVIEELSDQLTEQWKVVEQTRAKLDRLTERFLSLEEQGLEAPAITRPPHY; from the coding sequence ATGGACACGCAGGACGAGCGCATCACGCGTCTGGAAGAGACCGTCGCCCATCAGACGCGGGTCATCGAGGAACTGTCGGACCAGCTGACCGAGCAATGGAAGGTGGTCGAACAGACCCGGGCCAAGCTGGATCGGCTCACGGAGCGCTTCCTGTCCCTGGAAGAGCAGGGCCTGGAAGCCCCGGCCATCACCCGCCCGCCGCATTACTGA